The Niastella koreensis GR20-10 genome includes a window with the following:
- a CDS encoding glycoside hydrolase family 13 protein produces the protein MEIKNKEWWKETVIYQVYPRSFKDSNGDGIGDLPGLISKLDYIQSLGVGLVWLNPIYASPNDDNGYDISNYEAISPSFGTIADFNTLVVGLHARGIKLLMDLVVNHTSDEHPWFVESRKSRDNPYRDYYHWWPAEKGKPPHRYSFFDKKGEAWQFDASTNAYYLHYFSNKQPDLNWENPKVRQDIYQMMRFWLDKGIDGYRMDAISYIAKDTRWPVVSKKDLSEKYEGDWSYFYAKGPKLHDYLHEMHQEVLSKYPDAVTIAETPGIHKEEALLFVHEDRQELHMLYHFKGMGLGYAKEGFKRPDPNGYSLPAFKKLYTEWNDVFAKEGWGTIYLGNHDQPRMLTRWGNDSPEFRIPSSKLLVTFLLTMRATPIFYNGDELGMVNIKFDSIADYRDIETLYMYHYLQYHKEDLDQFIKDQQFGARDNSRTPYQWNATPNAGFTTGEPWIKVNADHVYINQEAQDMDGNSPLNYFRHLVQLRKDHIELVYGEYKLHDQEHEQVYTYTRTLGNTATLIVLNFSDELVPYTIPKELHKKQFQLISNNETSLQHEGHKLMLLPWQAVIFKLK, from the coding sequence AAGGAATGGTGGAAGGAAACCGTGATTTACCAGGTTTATCCCCGCAGTTTTAAAGACAGCAACGGGGATGGGATCGGTGACCTTCCGGGACTTATTTCAAAACTCGATTATATTCAAAGCCTTGGGGTTGGCCTGGTATGGCTGAACCCTATTTATGCCTCGCCCAATGACGACAATGGGTACGATATCAGTAATTACGAAGCCATTTCACCCTCCTTCGGCACCATTGCCGATTTTAATACGCTGGTGGTTGGCCTGCACGCCAGAGGGATTAAACTGCTGATGGACCTGGTGGTTAATCACACGAGTGACGAACACCCCTGGTTTGTGGAATCGAGAAAATCGAGAGACAACCCCTATCGTGATTATTACCACTGGTGGCCGGCCGAAAAAGGAAAGCCCCCACACCGTTATAGCTTCTTTGATAAAAAAGGCGAAGCCTGGCAATTTGATGCATCCACCAACGCTTATTACCTGCATTACTTCAGTAACAAACAACCAGACCTTAACTGGGAGAACCCTAAAGTAAGACAGGACATTTATCAAATGATGCGCTTTTGGCTCGATAAGGGCATTGATGGTTACCGTATGGATGCCATTTCCTACATCGCCAAAGACACCCGCTGGCCGGTAGTTTCTAAAAAAGACCTGAGTGAAAAATATGAAGGCGACTGGAGTTACTTTTATGCCAAAGGACCTAAACTGCACGACTACCTGCATGAAATGCACCAGGAGGTATTGAGCAAATACCCTGATGCGGTTACGATTGCAGAGACACCCGGCATTCATAAAGAGGAAGCATTACTATTTGTACATGAGGACAGGCAGGAACTGCACATGCTGTATCATTTTAAAGGTATGGGCTTGGGCTATGCCAAAGAAGGGTTTAAACGGCCCGATCCCAATGGGTACAGCTTACCTGCCTTTAAAAAATTATATACTGAATGGAATGATGTATTTGCGAAGGAAGGCTGGGGCACTATCTATCTGGGCAATCACGATCAGCCGCGGATGCTTACCCGTTGGGGAAATGATTCGCCCGAATTCAGAATTCCCTCCTCCAAACTGCTCGTTACCTTTTTACTGACTATGCGCGCCACGCCAATTTTTTATAATGGCGACGAACTGGGCATGGTGAATATTAAATTCGATTCAATAGCCGATTACCGGGATATTGAAACGTTGTACATGTATCATTACCTGCAATACCACAAAGAAGACCTGGACCAATTTATTAAAGACCAGCAGTTTGGCGCCCGCGACAACAGCCGCACGCCTTATCAATGGAATGCCACCCCCAATGCCGGTTTTACTACCGGTGAACCCTGGATAAAAGTAAATGCCGATCACGTATATATAAACCAGGAAGCGCAGGATATGGATGGCAATTCGCCACTGAATTATTTCAGGCACCTGGTGCAGTTGCGAAAAGACCATATCGAACTCGTTTATGGTGAATACAAACTGCATGATCAGGAGCATGAGCAGGTGTATACCTACACCCGCACACTCGGTAATACTGCCACCCTGATCGTACTTAACTTTTCCGATGAATTGGTGCCTTACACCATTCCAAAGGAATTACATAAAAAACAATTTCAATTAATCAGTAATAATGAAACCTCCCTGCAACACGAAGGGCATAAGCTTATGCTGTTGCCCTGGCAGGCGGTGATCTTTAAATTAAAATAA
- a CDS encoding pyridoxamine 5'-phosphate oxidase family protein, whose protein sequence is MDSINKQQKEKNHEDLNNKAAVDKLRELIDKTKTCFFDTGHASVESSGVRPMTVQQVDDAGNLWFLSANDSHKNEDIAADRTVKLFFQGAAHSDFMYITGKAVIIHDRNKIDELWEPIMKTWFTEGKDDPRISVIKFTPEDGYYWDTKHGKGIAFLKMLAGAATGKTMDDSIEGKLKM, encoded by the coding sequence ATGGATAGCATTAACAAACAACAAAAAGAAAAAAACCACGAAGACCTTAACAACAAAGCGGCCGTTGATAAACTGCGTGAACTGATAGATAAAACAAAGACCTGTTTTTTCGATACCGGACATGCCTCTGTTGAATCGAGCGGTGTACGGCCGATGACTGTACAACAGGTTGATGATGCCGGCAACCTTTGGTTCCTAAGCGCCAATGACAGCCATAAGAATGAAGATATAGCAGCAGACCGCACGGTAAAACTGTTCTTCCAGGGTGCTGCCCATTCAGATTTTATGTACATCACCGGTAAAGCAGTAATTATACATGACCGCAATAAGATTGACGAGTTGTGGGAACCCATTATGAAGACCTGGTTTACAGAAGGCAAGGACGATCCCAGGATCTCAGTTATAAAATTTACTCCCGAAGATGGTTATTACTGGGACACCAAGCATGGTAAAGGAATTGCTTTCCTGAAAATGCTGGCAGGTGCGGCCACTGGTAAAACAATGGACGACTCTATTGAGGGGAAGTTGAAAATGTAA
- a CDS encoding pyridoxamine 5'-phosphate oxidase family protein yields MGKFFDSIQPQHAAFIEKQQLFFVASAPLSGDGHVNLSPKGLNSFRVLSPNRVAYLDIVGSGNETSAHLLENGRITFMFCAFEDAPNILRLYGKGSTVLPGNAEWAELSVLFELPLATRQIIVADIHKVQTSCGFSVPLYEYLGERDHAQKWAEKKGPEGLEAYKEEKNRVSLDGLPTALGTM; encoded by the coding sequence ATGGGTAAGTTTTTTGATTCCATACAGCCCCAGCATGCGGCATTTATTGAAAAGCAGCAACTCTTCTTTGTGGCTTCCGCACCGTTAAGCGGCGATGGGCATGTAAACCTGTCGCCCAAGGGGCTCAACAGCTTCCGCGTTTTGTCGCCCAACCGCGTTGCTTATCTCGATATTGTTGGCAGTGGTAACGAAACCTCGGCCCATTTGCTGGAAAATGGCCGCATTACTTTTATGTTTTGTGCGTTTGAAGATGCTCCGAACATCCTGCGTTTATATGGCAAAGGATCAACTGTATTACCAGGCAATGCGGAATGGGCGGAATTGTCGGTTTTATTCGAGCTGCCTTTAGCAACCCGGCAGATCATTGTGGCGGATATTCATAAAGTACAAACCTCCTGCGGTTTTAGTGTGCCCCTGTACGAATACCTGGGCGAAAGAGACCATGCTCAAAAATGGGCCGAGAAAAAAGGCCCCGAAGGGCTGGAGGCTTACAAAGAGGAAAAGAACCGGGTTAGCCTCGATGGTTTGCCTACAGCCCTGGGCACTATGTAA
- a CDS encoding serine hydrolase, which translates to MPNTIVKIISLLTGCFLIYLPGWAHNGSIAYAYPLGAITVDGNLSDWPGNAQKYPIAMDLSPAKPKNEADLSGFFQLGYRLDNHSLYIAFTITDDDFIEDTSENVRWNTQDGLELSLDARHLLSGSGVASFMYSKKLRNINNAFYDPWAGTANWSIMEVAMVRNGNTRIYEWRIQLGNELEVGKTIGFDFHVFDKDGDGSFTYSAWGKGSEKYMNPNSLGDVLILPTTTKLGTLSGKLKWDKPISAKLPGQVCLIANKNLWVATTLDSQGNYSAIVPVGKYEIGLRDRYYRTDNQVFGTLLQKPVTVDVKAAQNTTARDVIIPSTPVPDLLPEKGVLFDFTASNPSQVDNFIETYMKYYSIPGVSLALIKDGKMVYHKTYGVRNAMTGEKVDDNTLFEAASVTKPVFAFSVERLAERGIINLDQPLYTYLPYKDIEYDERYKLMTARHVLTHRTGFPNWRWMNESGKLDLKFAPGTGYGYSGEGFEYLKMVIEKITGKPVEQVLKEEVIEPIGLYHTFFSKNDSLLRVKANGHYDNRPSKIDPPEKPGMAYSMHTEAAIFTRFMIYLLEQKGLSPAMYDSILTKHSEDTTYHPRYPSYIGMSLEIRETPYGKSFGHGGNNGDFKCKFEVYKDLKMGYAIFTNSNTSDQLLENLRKLLVEGKDKP; encoded by the coding sequence ATGCCGAACACCATCGTTAAGATCATCTCCCTGCTAACAGGCTGTTTCCTTATTTACCTGCCTGGTTGGGCCCATAATGGCAGCATTGCTTATGCTTATCCCCTTGGGGCCATTACTGTTGACGGTAATTTGTCTGACTGGCCCGGCAATGCCCAAAAGTATCCAATTGCCATGGACCTTTCCCCCGCTAAACCTAAAAACGAAGCTGACCTTTCAGGGTTCTTCCAGTTGGGTTACCGGCTCGATAATCATTCCTTATACATAGCCTTCACCATAACTGATGATGATTTTATTGAAGACACTTCGGAAAACGTGCGATGGAATACGCAGGATGGGTTGGAATTAAGCCTCGACGCCCGCCACCTGTTATCAGGGTCAGGCGTTGCCTCCTTTATGTACAGTAAAAAACTGCGCAATATCAATAACGCCTTTTATGATCCCTGGGCCGGCACTGCTAACTGGAGCATTATGGAAGTAGCCATGGTGCGTAATGGCAACACCCGCATATACGAATGGCGTATTCAGTTAGGAAATGAATTAGAGGTTGGAAAAACAATCGGGTTCGACTTTCATGTATTCGATAAAGATGGCGATGGCAGTTTCACTTATTCTGCCTGGGGTAAGGGAAGCGAAAAATATATGAACCCCAACAGCCTGGGCGATGTACTTATTCTGCCTACTACCACCAAACTGGGAACCCTTTCAGGAAAATTAAAGTGGGACAAACCGATATCGGCAAAATTACCCGGTCAGGTTTGTTTGATCGCCAATAAAAACCTGTGGGTGGCAACAACGTTGGACAGCCAGGGAAACTATTCAGCCATTGTACCTGTTGGCAAATACGAGATTGGTTTACGTGACAGGTATTACCGCACCGACAACCAGGTGTTTGGCACCTTGCTTCAAAAGCCGGTTACGGTAGATGTAAAAGCTGCACAAAATACAACCGCCCGTGATGTTATCATACCTTCCACGCCTGTACCTGATCTTCTTCCGGAGAAAGGCGTACTGTTTGACTTTACAGCATCCAATCCGAGCCAGGTTGATAATTTTATTGAAACTTACATGAAGTATTATAGCATACCCGGTGTTTCACTGGCTTTAATAAAAGATGGCAAAATGGTGTATCATAAAACCTATGGAGTTCGCAACGCCATGACCGGTGAAAAAGTGGATGATAATACGTTGTTTGAAGCCGCCTCTGTTACCAAACCGGTGTTTGCCTTTTCGGTTGAACGGCTGGCAGAACGCGGCATCATCAACCTCGATCAACCGTTATACACGTATCTTCCTTATAAGGATATAGAATATGACGAGCGTTATAAGTTAATGACCGCCCGGCATGTGCTCACCCACCGCACTGGTTTTCCCAACTGGCGCTGGATGAACGAAAGCGGCAAACTGGACCTCAAATTCGCCCCCGGCACCGGCTATGGTTATTCGGGCGAAGGGTTCGAATACCTGAAAATGGTAATTGAAAAGATCACGGGCAAACCGGTAGAACAGGTACTAAAGGAAGAAGTAATTGAACCGATCGGGTTGTATCATACATTCTTCTCAAAAAACGATTCGCTGCTACGCGTGAAGGCTAATGGACACTACGACAACCGGCCAAGCAAAATCGATCCGCCTGAAAAACCAGGCATGGCTTATTCCATGCATACCGAAGCAGCCATCTTTACGCGGTTTATGATCTATTTATTAGAACAAAAAGGACTGTCGCCCGCCATGTACGACAGCATCCTTACCAAACATTCTGAAGACACCACGTATCACCCAAGATACCCGAGCTATATTGGCATGAGCCTGGAGATCCGCGAAACACCCTATGGCAAATCGTTTGGCCATGGTGGCAATAACGGAGATTTCAAATGTAAGTTTGAAGTATACAAAGACCTGAAAATGGGTTACGCCATATTTACCAATTCCAATACATCCGATCAATTACTGGAAAACCTGCGTAAGTTGCTGGTAGAAGGGAAAGACAAGCCATAA
- a CDS encoding MFS transporter, whose amino-acid sequence MDPVKKTFVSKEFIAFTASSMILTALGIDIMLPAFADVRKYFSAGNSSTETAQLVSCFFMGQVTQILFGYLTDRLGRLPILRAGIVLYVITGFLTAFAGSLYWMYVFRFVAGMGAAAVFMTSIASVRDRYAGDAMARVMSLVLFVFLFTPVVAPALGALVLKFYSWRVVFAIPPSFAVIVFIWSFRMQESHSAAARVKNDLKNTLQKLRTIIQNQTFVRYVTIATVLFSVFSSYISSSERIIGTIYQRPKLFPVIFGTIGLFMAIAAISNSYFSKRFGARRTLRILLTGFLGVATVLFALTLLLGDPPPALLFFILMGIICCIFIAADPNSSAIALEPLGDKAGLAASVYGTIFFFVGSGIGTFISNQLIKGVGALTTGFFVAGLIVVMLVNGSPKNA is encoded by the coding sequence ATGGACCCTGTAAAGAAAACTTTTGTCTCCAAGGAATTCATTGCCTTTACGGCCAGTTCAATGATACTGACGGCCTTAGGCATCGATATTATGCTGCCGGCGTTTGCAGATGTGCGCAAATACTTTTCAGCAGGCAATAGCAGCACCGAAACGGCCCAACTGGTTTCCTGCTTTTTTATGGGACAGGTAACCCAGATCCTGTTTGGCTACCTTACTGACAGGCTGGGACGCTTACCCATACTACGGGCTGGCATTGTCTTATATGTTATCACAGGCTTCCTAACCGCATTTGCGGGCAGTTTGTACTGGATGTATGTATTTCGCTTTGTTGCCGGTATGGGGGCAGCAGCTGTTTTTATGACCTCTATAGCCTCTGTACGTGACCGGTATGCGGGCGATGCCATGGCAAGGGTTATGTCGCTGGTGTTGTTTGTATTTCTGTTCACACCTGTAGTGGCACCTGCGTTGGGTGCTTTAGTGTTGAAGTTCTATTCGTGGCGGGTGGTCTTCGCCATTCCACCCAGCTTTGCGGTGATCGTATTTATCTGGTCATTCCGTATGCAGGAATCACATTCTGCAGCTGCCAGAGTAAAAAACGATCTCAAAAATACGCTGCAAAAACTTAGGACGATCATCCAGAACCAGACATTTGTGCGATATGTAACGATAGCCACCGTCCTCTTTTCAGTATTCAGCTCGTATATCTCCAGTTCAGAGCGTATTATAGGCACCATTTATCAACGGCCCAAACTCTTCCCGGTAATTTTCGGAACTATTGGTTTATTCATGGCAATCGCTGCCATTAGTAATTCTTATTTTTCAAAAAGATTCGGCGCGCGTAGAACGCTACGTATACTATTAACGGGTTTTCTTGGTGTAGCAACTGTTCTTTTTGCATTGACACTTTTGTTGGGCGATCCACCGCCAGCCCTGTTGTTCTTCATATTGATGGGTATTATCTGCTGTATATTTATTGCAGCTGATCCCAACAGCTCGGCCATTGCGCTTGAACCATTGGGTGATAAAGCAGGGTTGGCTGCATCAGTATATGGCACTATCTTCTTCTTTGTAGGTTCCGGTATTGGCACCTTTATCAGCAACCAGTTAATAAAAGGCGTTGGTGCTTTAACAACCGGCTTTTTTGTAGCTGGACTGATTGTAGTGATGTTGGTGAATGGTTCCCCGAAAAACGCATAA
- a CDS encoding Pr6Pr family membrane protein, translated as MQRILAIIIALLAWFAVITQLVLMLENRELGIGETLVSFLSFFTILTNTLVALFFTGRLLHIRITQKAGKLTAVTSYILIVGLVYQFLLRHLWQPTGLQWVVDELLHTVVPILVTIYWYLYEEKPAIHYKQIPGWLIYPLVYFVYILVRGMISYNYPYPFIDASQLGMGRALLNGVLILVFFVVIQILLIMFATRKVKLKRR; from the coding sequence ATGCAGCGTATACTCGCCATAATCATTGCTTTATTAGCCTGGTTTGCAGTTATTACTCAATTAGTATTGATGCTGGAAAACAGGGAATTGGGTATTGGGGAAACACTTGTTAGCTTTTTAAGTTTCTTTACCATTCTCACTAACACCCTGGTAGCTTTGTTTTTTACCGGAAGGCTGCTACATATAAGAATAACCCAAAAGGCAGGTAAACTAACGGCTGTTACCAGTTATATTCTCATTGTTGGTTTAGTGTATCAGTTCCTGTTACGGCATCTATGGCAACCAACGGGGTTGCAATGGGTAGTTGATGAATTATTGCATACAGTTGTTCCAATACTCGTTACTATCTATTGGTATTTATATGAGGAGAAACCGGCCATCCATTACAAACAAATACCCGGATGGTTAATATACCCGCTTGTGTATTTTGTTTACATATTGGTGAGAGGAATGATCTCCTATAATTATCCTTATCCGTTTATCGATGCCAGTCAACTGGGGATGGGCAGGGCTTTATTGAATGGGGTATTGATCCTGGTTTTTTTTGTTGTAATTCAAATACTGCTTATTATGTTTGCTACAAGGAAAGTAAAACTTAAACGAAGATGA
- a CDS encoding RagB/SusD family nutrient uptake outer membrane protein: protein MKLINSYCIILAGLLVLGACTKIDVPVENQLTPQSFPETDQQFIAAVGPAYVSFRGSFCLAYWQLQTLSTDEAILPSRAGGWYDGGRYQQLHYHSWTPDNPIVGDSWTWGFTTISTCNRILALFAASKDSPVKKSLAAEIRLLRALMFYYMMDAYGNIPMPIAFGDTIKPVQKSRVEAFNLIESEIKATLPDLSRAIDAAQYGRPNLYTAYALLARLYLNAAIYTGVNRYNDCVAACDTIIQSGKYKLAADYAKMFYPDNGPQTPEFIFAIPYDHAAAQGEQFTWYSFHPALQAKYGLAYRLSNPVSTIASYYAFFDDPNDVRTALWLVGKQFDFAGNPINITTTKVGLDATYTGTDGSTPVTWQLNFSADVTLRDVAKFEAGGDELAKAKGIRNNKYYPDVTATDRNQSNDVPVFRLAEIQLMKAEAILRGAAPTYNTTALSLVNDLRTTRKAAPMTNLTLDDMLKERAHELNWENTRRTDLIRFGRYEDAWGFKTDADKNKRIFPIPAAERILNPGLQQNFGY from the coding sequence ATGAAACTGATAAATAGCTATTGCATTATACTGGCCGGGTTACTTGTATTGGGCGCCTGTACCAAAATAGATGTACCGGTAGAAAATCAACTGACCCCGCAAAGCTTTCCGGAAACCGATCAGCAGTTCATTGCCGCTGTGGGCCCTGCTTACGTCAGTTTCCGCGGTTCATTCTGCCTGGCTTACTGGCAGCTGCAAACGCTGAGCACCGATGAGGCTATTCTTCCAAGCCGGGCGGGGGGCTGGTACGATGGTGGCCGCTATCAACAATTGCATTACCATAGCTGGACACCAGATAACCCGATCGTTGGCGACAGCTGGACCTGGGGTTTCACCACCATCAGCACCTGTAACCGTATTCTGGCTTTATTTGCCGCATCAAAAGACAGCCCGGTAAAAAAGAGTTTAGCGGCAGAGATCCGCTTGTTGCGGGCCCTTATGTTTTACTATATGATGGATGCGTATGGAAATATACCCATGCCCATTGCTTTTGGCGATACCATCAAACCAGTACAGAAAAGCCGTGTGGAGGCATTTAATCTCATTGAGTCGGAAATAAAAGCCACGCTGCCCGACCTAAGCAGGGCAATAGATGCTGCCCAGTATGGCCGCCCTAACCTGTATACAGCTTATGCCTTACTGGCCAGGCTGTACCTGAATGCAGCAATATATACCGGCGTTAACCGGTATAACGATTGTGTGGCCGCCTGCGATACGATTATTCAATCCGGCAAATACAAACTGGCTGCTGATTATGCGAAAATGTTTTACCCCGACAATGGCCCGCAAACACCGGAATTCATCTTTGCCATTCCTTATGACCATGCAGCAGCGCAGGGCGAACAATTTACCTGGTATTCCTTTCATCCGGCATTACAGGCAAAATATGGGTTGGCGTATCGCCTGAGTAACCCGGTAAGCACTATAGCATCATACTATGCATTTTTCGATGACCCGAACGATGTACGTACAGCCCTTTGGCTTGTTGGTAAACAATTTGATTTTGCGGGCAATCCAATAAACATCACTACTACTAAAGTAGGTCTTGATGCAACCTATACCGGTACCGATGGCAGTACACCAGTGACCTGGCAACTCAATTTTAGCGCCGATGTAACTTTACGTGATGTGGCCAAATTTGAAGCGGGAGGTGATGAACTGGCGAAAGCAAAAGGGATCCGCAATAACAAGTATTATCCCGATGTAACGGCAACCGATCGTAACCAAAGCAACGATGTGCCGGTATTTCGTTTGGCAGAAATTCAATTGATGAAGGCCGAGGCTATTTTGCGCGGCGCTGCACCAACTTACAATACTACTGCACTTTCATTGGTGAACGATCTGCGAACAACCAGAAAGGCAGCTCCTATGACTAACCTTACGTTGGATGATATGTTAAAAGAGCGGGCGCACGAACTAAATTGGGAGAACACCCGCCGCACCGATTTGATCCGGTTTGGGCGGTATGAAGATGCCTGGGGTTTTAAAACAGACGCCGATAAAAACAAGCGCATTTTCCCCATTCCGGCAGCCGAACGTATCCTGAACCCCGGTTTACAACAGAATTTCGGTTATTGA